A section of the Clostridium sp. TW13 genome encodes:
- the rnpA gene encoding ribonuclease P protein component has protein sequence MQWDKLRKNAQFRLVYRRGKSLSNDKLVLYVLKNRKNIDQNGNAYNKVGFSVSKKVGKSVIRSRVKRLMLENFRLNADKIKEGYDFVFIARVAVKDKSFIEVQDSMINLFKRAGLLKDENSIN, from the coding sequence ATGCAATGGGATAAATTAAGAAAAAATGCTCAATTTAGACTAGTTTATAGGAGGGGGAAGTCCTTATCTAATGACAAACTAGTTCTATATGTATTGAAGAATAGAAAAAATATAGATCAAAATGGGAATGCATATAATAAGGTTGGCTTCTCTGTTAGCAAGAAAGTCGGAAAAAGTGTTATACGAAGTAGAGTTAAGAGATTGATGTTAGAAAATTTTCGATTGAATGCAGATAAGATTAAAGAAGGATATGATTTTGTGTTTATAGCAAGAGTGGCTGTAAAGGATAAATCATTTATTGAAGTACAAGATTCTATGATTAATCTGTTTAAAAGGGCAGGTTTATTGAAAGATGAAAACAGTATTAATTAA
- the mnmE gene encoding tRNA uridine-5-carboxymethylaminomethyl(34) synthesis GTPase MnmE: MKEFDTIAAVATALAEGGISIIRVSGDRAVDIVDKIFIAKNGGSIKNMKPYTMRYGNLVELENKDVIDEVIVSFMQGPKSFTAEDVIEINCHGGVISTNRVLGEVIKAGARLAEPGEFTKRAFLNGRIDLSQAEAVIDIINAKTEISMKAAVEQSSGRLSREIHSLRERLLNILAAIEHSVDFTEDDEEIDPSVVKSIDNNLKRFLVDTNELLDTADEGKIIRDGLNMVIVGKPNVGKSSLLNALLNEKRAIVTDVAGTTRDVIEEYINLDGIPVKIVDTAGIRDTEDVVEKIGIEKSKEKLDKADLVVFMMDSSREINEEDKEIIESIKDRKYIVLLNKVDLDKKLDDIYIENLQNKVEVSTVTGFGLDALKDKIKEIFFNSKLDTESIVVTNSRHKQALYRAKENCEIAVRELENNAFLDLVSIYVTSGLRALGEITGEELEEDLVNKIFSEFCVGK; this comes from the coding sequence ATGAAAGAATTTGATACTATTGCAGCGGTAGCAACTGCATTAGCAGAAGGTGGTATCTCTATAATAAGGGTTTCTGGAGATAGGGCAGTTGATATAGTAGATAAAATATTTATAGCTAAAAATGGCGGCAGTATTAAAAACATGAAGCCATACACTATGAGATATGGAAATCTTGTTGAATTAGAAAATAAAGATGTTATAGATGAAGTAATTGTAAGCTTTATGCAAGGTCCTAAGAGTTTTACTGCAGAAGATGTAATAGAGATAAATTGTCATGGTGGAGTTATTTCTACTAACAGGGTGTTAGGAGAGGTAATAAAAGCAGGAGCTAGGCTAGCAGAACCAGGTGAATTCACAAAGAGAGCTTTTTTAAATGGTAGAATAGATTTAAGTCAAGCTGAGGCTGTTATTGATATTATTAATGCAAAAACAGAGATATCTATGAAAGCTGCTGTAGAGCAAAGTTCAGGTAGACTTTCCCGGGAAATACATAGTTTAAGAGAAAGACTTTTAAATATATTGGCAGCTATTGAACATTCAGTAGATTTTACTGAGGATGATGAAGAGATTGATCCTAGTGTAGTTAAGTCTATAGATAATAATTTAAAAAGGTTTTTGGTTGATACAAATGAGTTATTAGATACTGCAGATGAAGGAAAAATTATAAGAGATGGTTTGAATATGGTTATCGTAGGGAAACCCAATGTTGGAAAATCATCACTTCTAAATGCTTTATTAAATGAAAAAAGAGCTATAGTAACTGATGTTGCAGGAACTACAAGAGATGTAATAGAAGAGTATATAAATTTAGATGGAATACCTGTAAAAATAGTTGATACAGCAGGAATTCGTGATACAGAAGATGTTGTTGAAAAAATAGGAATAGAAAAGTCTAAAGAAAAGCTAGATAAGGCGGATCTTGTAGTATTTATGATGGATAGTAGCAGAGAAATTAATGAAGAAGACAAAGAGATAATTGAAAGTATAAAAGATAGAAAATATATTGTGCTGTTAAATAAGGTAGATTTAGATAAGAAATTAGATGATATATATATTGAAAATTTACAAAATAAAGTAGAGGTTTCTACTGTAACTGGCTTTGGATTAGATGCATTAAAGGATAAGATTAAAGAAATATTCTTTAACTCTAAATTAGATACAGAGAGTATTGTAGTTACTAATTCAAGGCATAAACAAGCACTTTATAGAGCTAAAGAAAATTGTGAAATAGCTGTAAGGGAGTTAGAAAATAATGCTTTTCTTGATTTAGTATCAATTTATGTTACATCAGGATTAAGAGCATTAGGTGAAATTACAGGTGAAGAACTTGAAGAAGATTTAGTAAATAAGATATTCTCAGAATTTTGTGTAGGAAAGTAG
- the rpmH gene encoding 50S ribosomal protein L34 produces MFMTYQPKKRQRKKEHGFRKRMSSATGRNVLKRRRQKGRKKLTA; encoded by the coding sequence ATGTTTATGACATACCAACCTAAAAAGAGACAAAGAAAAAAGGAACATGGTTTCAGAAAGAGAATGAGTTCTGCTACAGGAAGAAATGTTCTTAAGAGAAGAAGACAAAAAGGAAGAAAAAAATTAACAGCATAA
- the yidC gene encoding membrane protein insertase YidC, which translates to MIDGIRDVLVVIFKSIHSGIVSIGITNVGTSYVLAIFILTLIVRMLILPLYIKQMKSTAGMQAIQPELKKLQDKYKNDPQKLQEKTMQLYKDNNVSMFGGCLPMIIQLPIIWALYRVFMNIPELTGASFLWIPNLNSYDPRYILPVLSAAATYVQSWLMTSTQPSGQQAGGMNMGTMNIVTAVMMGAFAMKLGASIVLYWIMGSLILVVQTYFLNVRPAKKKKLQVDGKK; encoded by the coding sequence TTGATAGATGGAATAAGAGATGTGCTTGTAGTTATTTTCAAATCAATTCACTCAGGCATTGTATCTATAGGAATAACTAATGTTGGTACATCATATGTATTAGCAATTTTTATATTAACGTTAATAGTTAGAATGTTAATATTACCTTTATATATAAAACAAATGAAATCTACTGCTGGAATGCAGGCAATACAACCAGAATTAAAGAAATTACAAGATAAGTATAAAAATGATCCTCAAAAATTACAAGAAAAAACAATGCAATTATATAAGGATAATAATGTGTCTATGTTTGGTGGTTGTCTTCCAATGATTATACAATTACCGATAATTTGGGCATTGTATCGTGTATTTATGAATATTCCTGAATTAACAGGTGCTTCATTTTTATGGATACCTAACTTAAATAGTTATGATCCAAGGTATATATTGCCGGTATTATCTGCAGCTGCAACATATGTGCAATCATGGCTTATGACAAGTACTCAACCAAGCGGACAACAAGCAGGTGGAATGAATATGGGAACTATGAACATTGTTACAGCAGTAATGATGGGTGCATTTGCAATGAAACTTGGTGCATCAATAGTTTTATATTGGATAATGGGTAGTTTGATCTTAGTAGTGCAAACTTATTTCTTAAATGTACGACCAGCTAAAAAGAAAAAGTTACAAGTGGATGGTAAGAAATAA
- the jag gene encoding RNA-binding cell elongation regulator Jag/EloR, whose product MEFMEFQGKTVDEALSVALKELSTTKEKIEYEVIDHGNKGFLNFIGSKPAKIKVTLKRDYIEEARKFLTDILNNMKVEGKVIIKEEKGNININIEGPNMGIIIGYRGETLDSLQYLVSLVINKNHENAYKRVVLNTENYREKREETLRRLAQKTASRVVKNNKLFKLEPMNPYERRIIHSELQGNTKIRTFSEGEEPYRRVVIDINN is encoded by the coding sequence ATGGAATTTATGGAGTTTCAGGGCAAGACAGTTGATGAGGCTTTAAGTGTTGCATTAAAAGAACTTTCTACAACTAAAGAAAAGATAGAATATGAAGTTATAGATCACGGAAATAAAGGTTTTTTAAACTTTATTGGATCTAAACCAGCAAAAATTAAAGTAACTTTAAAAAGAGATTATATAGAAGAAGCAAGAAAATTTTTAACTGATATATTGAATAATATGAAGGTTGAAGGGAAAGTAATAATTAAGGAAGAAAAGGGCAATATAAATATAAATATTGAAGGACCTAATATGGGAATAATAATTGGGTATAGAGGAGAAACATTAGATTCACTTCAATATTTAGTTAGCTTAGTTATTAACAAAAATCATGAAAATGCATATAAACGTGTAGTGCTGAATACAGAGAATTATAGGGAAAAAAGAGAAGAAACATTAAGAAGATTAGCTCAAAAGACTGCAAGTAGAGTTGTAAAAAATAATAAGTTGTTTAAGTTAGAGCCTATGAATCCTTATGAGAGAAGAATTATACATTCAGAATTGCAGGGGAATACTAAAATAAGAACTTTTAGTGAAGGCGAAGAACCATATAGAAGAGTTGTTATTGATATAAATAATTAA
- a CDS encoding ParA family protein, which yields MKKICIFNQKGGVGKTTTNINLSCGLAMLGYKVLAIDIDPQGNTTSGLGFDKSTLQNSIYDVLTDENVKLNDVIIESQLVNNLFIAPAKMDLAGAEVEMTGAENREIILKNKLKDIESDFDFVFIDCPPSLGILTINALSACDSVIIPIQCEFYALEGVGQLINTINLVKKSLNKDLEVEGVVMTMYDSRTNLCTEVYKEVTKYFGEKVFKTTIPRNIRLAEAPSFGLPINLYDDKCKGAEAYEDLANEFIKRQGGN from the coding sequence ATGAAAAAGATTTGTATTTTTAATCAAAAAGGTGGAGTAGGGAAAACTACCACAAATATAAATTTGAGTTGTGGCCTAGCTATGCTTGGATACAAAGTTTTAGCTATAGATATTGATCCACAAGGTAATACTACTAGTGGACTTGGATTTGATAAGTCAACATTACAAAATTCAATATATGATGTTTTAACAGATGAAAATGTTAAATTGAATGATGTAATAATAGAGAGTCAATTGGTTAATAATCTTTTTATTGCTCCAGCAAAGATGGATTTAGCAGGGGCAGAAGTTGAAATGACTGGTGCTGAAAATAGAGAAATAATTTTAAAAAATAAATTAAAAGATATTGAAAGTGATTTTGATTTTGTTTTTATTGATTGTCCACCATCATTAGGAATATTAACTATAAATGCTTTATCAGCATGTGATTCTGTAATTATTCCTATACAATGTGAATTTTATGCATTAGAAGGTGTAGGACAGCTGATTAATACTATTAATTTAGTTAAGAAATCATTGAATAAAGATTTGGAAGTCGAAGGCGTTGTAATGACAATGTATGATTCAAGAACTAACTTATGTACAGAAGTGTATAAGGAAGTTACGAAGTATTTTGGTGAAAAAGTTTTTAAAACAACAATACCTAGAAATATAAGATTAGCTGAGGCCCCTAGTTTTGGACTACCAATTAATTTGTATGATGATAAATGTAAAGGTGCAGAAGCTTATGAAGATTTGGCAAATGAGTTTATAAAGAGGCAAGGAGGTAACTAG
- the noc gene encoding nucleoid occlusion protein — translation MHNEIIYIDINKIIPNTYQPRKFFDQDALNELSQSIKQFGIIQPLTIRKLGERYELVAGERRWRAARLAEITEVPCTLVDITDTESAEIALLENLQREDLNFIEEAEAYFNLINDHNFTQEQIAERMGKKQSTIANKLRLLKLSDEVRKICVDNKLTERHARALLSLPNEKLQVKVINRVIKEGLNVKKTEELINKELLKLAGDELSKDGKKKITGVFSSKIYVNTIKQVFDKFKIPAEYKSKDLGEYIQITVNIPKNSTTNK, via the coding sequence ATGCATAACGAAATTATTTATATTGATATCAATAAGATAATACCAAATACTTATCAGCCAAGAAAATTTTTTGATCAGGATGCTTTAAATGAATTATCTCAATCAATAAAACAGTTTGGAATAATTCAACCGCTAACTATTAGAAAACTTGGTGAAAGATATGAATTGGTCGCAGGTGAAAGAAGATGGAGAGCTGCTAGGTTAGCTGAAATTACAGAAGTACCATGTACTTTAGTAGATATTACAGATACAGAATCAGCAGAAATAGCTTTACTAGAGAACTTGCAAAGAGAAGATTTGAATTTTATAGAAGAAGCTGAAGCATATTTTAACTTAATTAATGATCATAATTTTACCCAAGAGCAGATAGCAGAGAGAATGGGTAAAAAACAATCTACTATAGCTAATAAATTAAGATTATTAAAGTTATCTGATGAAGTAAGAAAAATTTGTGTTGACAATAAACTTACAGAAAGACATGCAAGAGCTCTTTTATCATTACCTAATGAAAAATTACAGGTTAAGGTAATAAATCGCGTAATTAAGGAAGGATTAAATGTTAAAAAAACAGAAGAGTTAATCAACAAAGAACTTTTAAAACTTGCAGGTGATGAATTATCTAAAGATGGAAAGAAAAAAATAACAGGAGTTTTCTCATCAAAAATATATGTTAACACTATTAAACAAGTTTTTGATAAATTCAAAATTCCAGCAGAATATAAGTCTAAGGATTTAGGAGAATATATTCAAATTACAGTAAACATTCCTAAGAATAGTACAACTAATAAATAA
- the mnmG gene encoding tRNA uridine-5-carboxymethylaminomethyl(34) synthesis enzyme MnmG has translation MKYLAGEFDVIVVGAGHAGCEAALASARIGCKTLICTMNLDSIAMMPCNPNIGGTAKGHLVREIDALGGEMGVNIDNTFIQSRMLNTSKGPAVHSLRAQADKIKYQRRMKHVLETQPNLYIKQVEVTALDIEDNVVKGIETKTGAYFKTKAIVLTTGTYLKGRIIIGDIAYSGGPNGLFPANELSNSLIEHGIKLRRFKTGTPARINRRSIDTSKMIIQPGDDKIVPFSFISPELNIEQVPCWLTYTNEKTHEIIRQNIDRSPMYNGLIEGVGPRYCPSIEDKVMKFPDKTQHQLFIEPEGLDTNEMYVGGMSSSLPEDVQLQLLRTVPGLENAELLRTAYAIEYDSIDSTQLNPSLEFKNISGLFGAGQLNGSSGYEEAGAQGIVAGINAALKVKDKEPMILTRSDAYIGVLIDDLVTKGTNEPYRMMTSRAEYRLILRQDNADLRLTEIGYNVGLVTQERWEKFCDRKNKIESEVARIKNLQITNKREVNEFLESLDSVPLRKPISLYELIKRTELDYFSVAPLDVDRGIFSQDIGEQVNIIAKYDGYIEKQLEQVAQFKKFEKKLLPEDIEYEDVKGLRIEAIQKLSKIRPISIGQASRISGVSPADISVLLIYLEHYYKSKNK, from the coding sequence ATGAAATATTTAGCAGGGGAGTTTGATGTTATTGTTGTAGGAGCTGGTCATGCAGGTTGTGAGGCAGCTTTAGCTTCTGCAAGAATTGGTTGTAAAACTTTAATTTGTACAATGAATTTAGATAGTATAGCAATGATGCCTTGTAATCCAAACATAGGGGGAACTGCTAAAGGACATTTGGTAAGAGAAATTGATGCTCTTGGTGGAGAGATGGGGGTAAATATAGATAATACATTTATCCAATCTAGAATGTTAAATACATCTAAAGGACCAGCAGTACACTCTTTAAGAGCTCAAGCTGATAAAATTAAATATCAAAGAAGAATGAAACATGTTTTAGAAACTCAACCTAACTTATATATTAAGCAAGTTGAAGTTACAGCACTAGATATAGAGGATAATGTTGTAAAAGGTATTGAAACAAAAACAGGTGCATACTTCAAGACAAAAGCAATAGTTCTTACTACAGGAACTTATTTAAAAGGAAGAATTATAATTGGAGACATTGCTTATAGTGGTGGCCCCAATGGGTTGTTTCCAGCAAATGAATTATCAAATTCATTAATTGAACATGGAATAAAACTTAGAAGATTTAAGACAGGAACTCCAGCAAGAATAAATAGAAGAAGTATAGATACTTCTAAAATGATTATTCAACCTGGAGATGATAAAATTGTTCCATTCTCATTTATAAGTCCAGAATTAAATATAGAGCAGGTACCATGTTGGTTAACTTATACAAATGAGAAGACACATGAAATAATTAGACAAAACATAGATAGATCACCTATGTACAATGGATTAATTGAAGGTGTGGGTCCAAGATATTGTCCATCAATAGAGGATAAAGTAATGAAATTCCCAGACAAGACTCAGCACCAATTGTTTATTGAGCCTGAGGGATTAGATACAAATGAAATGTATGTTGGTGGAATGTCATCATCATTGCCAGAAGACGTTCAATTACAATTATTAAGAACCGTACCAGGACTTGAAAATGCAGAATTATTAAGAACTGCATATGCGATAGAATATGATAGTATTGATTCAACCCAACTTAACCCATCGTTAGAGTTTAAGAATATATCAGGATTATTTGGGGCAGGGCAACTTAATGGTAGTTCAGGATATGAAGAAGCTGGAGCTCAAGGTATAGTGGCAGGAATAAATGCAGCTTTAAAGGTTAAAGATAAAGAACCAATGATTTTGACAAGAAGTGATGCATATATAGGTGTATTAATTGATGATTTAGTAACTAAAGGAACAAATGAGCCTTATAGAATGATGACATCAAGAGCTGAATATAGATTAATTTTAAGACAAGATAATGCAGATTTGAGATTGACTGAGATTGGATATAATGTTGGATTGGTTACTCAAGAAAGATGGGAGAAATTCTGTGATAGAAAAAATAAGATTGAAAGTGAAGTTGCAAGAATTAAAAATCTTCAGATTACTAATAAGAGAGAAGTAAATGAATTTTTAGAATCATTAGATTCAGTTCCACTTAGAAAACCAATCAGTTTATATGAACTAATTAAAAGAACAGAATTAGATTATTTTTCAGTAGCACCATTAGATGTAGACAGAGGGATTTTTTCTCAAGATATAGGTGAACAAGTAAATATTATAGCAAAATATGATGGATATATTGAAAAGCAATTAGAGCAAGTTGCTCAATTTAAAAAGTTTGAGAAAAAGCTTTTGCCTGAAGATATTGAGTATGAAGATGTCAAAGGACTAAGAATTGAAGCTATTCAAAAACTATCTAAGATAAGACCTATAAGTATAGGGCAAGCATCAAGGATATCAGGAGTTTCTCCAGCAGATATATCTGTATTATTAATATATTTAGAACATTATTATAAATCTAAAAATAAGTAA
- a CDS encoding ParB/RepB/Spo0J family partition protein yields MAKKFGLGKGLGALIPEEIVEETKSINTYIPLNNIKTNSDQPRKYFDNEKISELAESIKQHGIIQPLLVKKEGEYYTIIAGERRWRAAKLLGVKEVPVIEMDLDDKEVLEISLIENIQRQDLNAIEEAKAYKRLISEFKLTQEQLSERIGKSRTAITNTMRLLNLDGRVQNYIIEGIISEGHGRALLALEDKEIQYKVSEKVIDEKLSVRELESLLRNINNKKEISEDKSKEQKELNPYYKDIKDKLQNYFGTKVNINSNKNKGKIEIEYYSEDDLQRILEIIKI; encoded by the coding sequence GTGGCAAAGAAATTTGGCTTAGGTAAAGGCTTAGGAGCTTTAATTCCTGAAGAAATAGTGGAAGAAACAAAAAGTATTAACACTTACATACCACTAAATAATATAAAAACCAATAGTGATCAACCTAGAAAATACTTCGATAATGAAAAAATTTCTGAATTGGCAGAATCAATAAAGCAACATGGTATAATTCAACCATTACTAGTAAAGAAGGAAGGCGAATATTATACTATTATAGCTGGAGAAAGAAGATGGAGGGCTGCTAAATTACTTGGAGTTAAAGAGGTTCCTGTTATTGAAATGGACTTAGATGATAAAGAAGTTCTAGAAATATCATTAATTGAGAACATACAGAGACAAGATTTAAATGCAATTGAAGAAGCTAAGGCATATAAAAGATTAATATCTGAATTTAAATTAACTCAAGAACAATTAAGTGAACGCATCGGAAAATCTAGAACTGCGATCACTAATACAATGAGATTGCTTAATCTTGATGGAAGAGTTCAGAATTATATTATAGAAGGAATTATATCTGAAGGGCATGGAAGAGCATTATTGGCATTAGAAGATAAAGAAATTCAATATAAGGTTTCTGAAAAAGTTATTGATGAAAAACTTTCGGTTAGAGAGTTAGAAAGCTTGCTTAGAAATATCAATAACAAAAAGGAAATAAGTGAGGATAAGAGTAAAGAGCAAAAGGAATTAAATCCGTATTATAAAGACATTAAGGATAAATTGCAAAATTACTTTGGAACCAAGGTAAATATAAATTCTAATAAGAATAAAGGAAAAATAGAAATAGAGTATTATTCAGAAGATGACTTACAAAGAATTTTAGAAATAATTAAAATATGA
- the yidD gene encoding membrane protein insertion efficiency factor YidD: MKTVLINIIKFYRKFISPLKRPCCIYYPTCSEYAIEAISKYGIIKGGFMSIKRILRCHPFHKGGYDPVK; encoded by the coding sequence ATGAAAACAGTATTAATTAATATAATTAAATTTTATAGGAAATTTATTTCACCTTTAAAAAGACCATGTTGCATATATTATCCTACTTGTTCTGAATATGCAATAGAGGCTATTAGTAAATATGGAATTATTAAAGGTGGCTTTATGAGCATAAAACGTATATTGAGATGTCATCCTTTTCATAAGGGAGGATATGATCCAGTAAAGTAA
- the rsmG gene encoding 16S rRNA (guanine(527)-N(7))-methyltransferase RsmG, translating into MKYFDIMSKACESVGVEFNEDKYNKFIKYKELLQEWNEKVNLTAITDDEGIIKKHFIDCIKAYSLDEFKSAKNVIDVGTGAGFPGIPLAIIRDDLEVTLLDSLNKRINFLNLVITQLNLKNVSAIHSRAEDGARNADFREKFDIATSRAVANMSVLSELCLPYVRVDGNFIALKGPSVDEELVVSKNAIGTLGGKLVQVKKIDIEDTELQHNLVVVKKVKETSKTYPRKAGIISKKPIV; encoded by the coding sequence ATGAAATACTTTGATATAATGAGTAAAGCTTGTGAAAGTGTAGGCGTTGAATTTAATGAGGATAAGTACAATAAGTTTATAAAGTATAAAGAATTATTGCAGGAATGGAACGAGAAGGTTAATTTAACAGCCATAACTGATGATGAGGGGATAATCAAAAAACATTTTATTGATTGTATAAAAGCTTATAGTTTAGATGAATTTAAAAGTGCTAAAAACGTTATTGATGTTGGTACAGGTGCAGGATTTCCAGGAATACCACTTGCTATAATTAGAGATGACTTAGAAGTTACATTATTGGATTCATTGAATAAAAGAATAAATTTCTTAAATTTGGTTATTACGCAATTAAATTTAAAAAATGTTAGTGCTATACATTCTAGAGCAGAGGATGGTGCACGAAATGCAGATTTTAGAGAAAAATTTGATATAGCCACATCTAGAGCTGTGGCTAATATGAGCGTTCTTTCAGAACTTTGTTTACCATATGTAAGAGTTGATGGTAATTTTATAGCACTTAAGGGCCCTTCTGTGGATGAAGAGTTAGTTGTGTCAAAGAATGCTATTGGCACTCTTGGAGGAAAGTTAGTTCAAGTTAAGAAAATTGATATAGAAGATACAGAACTTCAACACAATTTAGTTGTTGTCAAAAAAGTCAAAGAAACTTCAAAAACCTACCCTAGAAAAGCAGGGATTATATCTAAAAAACCAATTGTATAA
- the dnaA gene encoding chromosomal replication initiator protein DnaA: protein MDVQLNEIWEKTLNIIKSEMTEVSFNTWIKSCEPISIGNDILKIGVPNDFTKDILEKRYKALLIQGIKLVSSKKYNIEFLIKSEIEQDSEEDKLNKSQSGDKSLKKATITVTDEMSATLNPKYTFDSFVIGNSNRFAHAASLAVAESPAKAYNPLFIYGGVGLGKTHLMHAIGHYILTNNPNSKVVYVSSEKFTNELINAIKDDKNEEFRNKYRNVDVLLIDDVQFIAGKDRTQEEFFHTFNTLHEANKQIILSSDRPPKEIPTLEDRLRSRFEWGLIADIQAPDFETRMAILKKKADVENLNVANEVMVYIATKIKSNIRELEGALIRIVAYSSLTNREITVDLASEALKDIISSKQGTIVTIGIIQDAIANYFNLRIEELKSQRRTRNIAYPRQIAMYLCRKLTDMSLPKIGEEFGGRDHTTVIHAYEKISEALKTDEILQNTVNDLTKKLTQK from the coding sequence ATGGATGTCCAACTTAATGAAATCTGGGAAAAAACCTTAAACATAATAAAAAGTGAAATGACAGAGGTTAGTTTTAATACATGGATTAAAAGTTGTGAGCCTATATCTATAGGTAATGATATCTTAAAAATAGGTGTTCCTAATGATTTCACCAAAGATATCCTAGAAAAAAGATATAAAGCTCTACTAATTCAAGGAATAAAACTAGTTTCCTCAAAGAAATACAACATAGAATTTCTTATAAAATCTGAAATAGAACAAGATTCTGAAGAAGATAAACTTAATAAATCACAAAGTGGAGACAAATCATTAAAAAAAGCAACAATTACTGTTACTGATGAAATGTCTGCTACACTAAATCCTAAGTATACTTTTGATTCATTTGTTATAGGTAATTCTAATCGATTTGCTCATGCTGCTTCTCTTGCTGTTGCAGAGTCCCCTGCAAAGGCCTATAATCCATTATTTATCTATGGTGGTGTTGGGCTTGGTAAAACGCATTTAATGCATGCGATTGGTCATTATATACTTACAAATAATCCAAACTCAAAAGTTGTTTATGTTTCTTCTGAGAAATTTACAAACGAACTTATTAATGCCATAAAAGATGATAAAAATGAGGAGTTTAGAAATAAATATCGAAATGTTGATGTACTTTTAATTGATGACGTTCAGTTTATTGCTGGCAAAGATAGAACACAAGAAGAGTTCTTCCACACATTTAATACTCTACATGAAGCAAATAAACAGATTATCTTGTCATCAGATAGACCACCAAAAGAAATTCCTACATTAGAAGATAGATTAAGATCTAGATTTGAATGGGGACTTATAGCTGATATTCAAGCTCCAGATTTTGAAACTAGAATGGCTATATTAAAAAAGAAGGCTGATGTTGAGAATCTTAATGTTGCTAATGAAGTTATGGTATATATAGCTACTAAAATTAAGTCAAATATACGAGAGTTAGAGGGTGCACTTATAAGAATTGTTGCTTATTCATCACTAACTAATAGGGAGATAACTGTAGATTTAGCTTCTGAAGCGTTAAAAGATATAATCTCAAGTAAGCAAGGCACAATTGTTACTATAGGTATAATTCAAGATGCAATTGCAAATTACTTCAATTTAAGAATAGAAGAACTAAAATCTCAAAGAAGAACTAGAAATATAGCTTACCCTCGTCAGATAGCTATGTATCTTTGCAGAAAACTTACAGATATGTCCTTGCCTAAGATTGGTGAAGAATTTGGTGGAAGAGATCATACTACAGTAATACATGCCTATGAAAAAATCTCTGAAGCTTTAAAAACTGATGAAATACTCCAGAACACTGTAAATGACTTAACTAAGAAGCTGACACAAAAATAA
- a CDS encoding DUF4446 family protein, whose translation MDQIISTITTYSPYIIIGLSIIVTLLLIIVLIQFSTLNRLDSRYRKMMRGTKNKNLEDLVNSYLDKVDESNSNSKIALDEIANLKNKTQNCIQKVSVIRYKAFEDVGSDLSFSIALLDEKNDGLILTGIYARNESITYAKPIDKGISRYDLSEEEVTVLNEAINSSVK comes from the coding sequence GTGGATCAAATAATAAGTACAATAACAACATACTCCCCATATATTATAATAGGACTATCAATAATAGTTACTTTGTTATTAATAATAGTATTAATACAATTTTCAACTTTGAATAGGTTAGACAGTAGATATAGAAAGATGATGAGAGGAACTAAAAACAAAAACCTAGAAGATTTAGTAAATAGTTATTTGGATAAGGTAGATGAATCAAATAGCAATTCTAAAATTGCTTTAGATGAAATTGCAAATTTAAAAAACAAAACACAAAATTGCATACAAAAAGTATCAGTTATAAGATATAAAGCATTTGAGGATGTTGGAAGTGATTTGAGTTTTTCAATTGCTTTATTAGATGAAAAAAATGATGGATTAATTTTGACTGGTATATATGCAAGAAATGAAAGCATAACTTATGCTAAACCAATCGATAAAGGAATATCAAGATATGATTTATCAGAAGAAGAAGTAACAGTTTTAAATGAAGCCATTAATAGTAGTGTAAAATAA